One genomic window of Branchiostoma floridae strain S238N-H82 chromosome 4, Bfl_VNyyK, whole genome shotgun sequence includes the following:
- the LOC118414759 gene encoding uncharacterized protein LOC118414759, translating to MKDVNESDVRMSQTSIELHHKEKEVTGTVKTTKRAPYVASVQHNNQNINAGKLSDLDCRREENRMQRIYCASPQLLGREDNGGSYGVHRMTSDQESNRALVETVRQDNSRAPRHHNSMAPHQDSSRARLQESNGAPAQDSSRTLHQDSSRALGQDSSRAPGQHKSRAPGQDCSRAPGQDSSRAPGQEKILRRRNSHKTGKQLDETSLPSLATDAVKKGKKRCKPGVTLPSIADGKRALCSAAPPDMPDGRMDTDLPPVSVLPY from the exons ATGAAAGACGTAAATGAATCTGATGTAAGAATGTCGCAGACAAGCATTGAACTTCACCATAAAGAAAAAGAAGTAACAGGAACCGTCAAAACAACGAAGAGGGCACCATATGTTGCTTCTGTTCAACACAATAATCAAAACATAAACGCTGGTAAACTATCTGATCTTGATTGTCGTAGGGAAGAAAATAGAATGCAGAGGATTTATTGTGCCTCGCCTCAGCTGTTGGGCAGGGAAGACAATGGTGGGTCTTATGGTGTGCATAGAATGACATCAGATCAGGAGAGCAACAGGGCACTAGTTGAGACAGTACGTCAGGACAATAGCAGGGCACCAAGGCACCATAACAGCATGGCACCACATCAGGACAGCAGTAGGGCACGACTTCAGGAGAGCAACGGGGCACCAGCTCAGGACAGCAGCAGGACACTACATCAGGACAGCAGCAGGGCACTAGGTCAAGACAGCAGTAGGGCACCAGGGCAGCACAAAAGCAGGGCACCAGGGCAGGACTGCAGCAGGGCACCAGGGCAGGACAGCAGCAGGGCACCAGGTCAGGAGAAAATCCTCAGGAGGAGGAATAGCCACAAGACAGGAAAGCAGCTGGACGAGACCAGTCTACCCAGTCTAGCCACTGATGCAGTAAAAAAGGGAAAGAAACGTTGCAAGCCCg GAGTCACTCTACCATCGATAGCGGACGGAAAACGTGCCCTGTGCAGTGCTGCTCCACCTGACATGCCTGACGGAAGGATGGATACAGATTTACCACCAGTAAGCGTTTTACCTTATTAA